From the Malus domestica chromosome 17, GDT2T_hap1 genome, one window contains:
- the LOC103404316 gene encoding cysteine-rich receptor-like protein kinase 42, producing the protein MCTKILTWVFFLLSIFSSAVSDPRTTQASLYCGSRKPGQNPSFIPTFVKEMEGLSQQVSTHHWGTQFVNSTTPMYGLAQCFNDLSHTDCLLCYAASRTKIPRCLPSLAATIFLDGCFLRYDSYRFYRQSTDPSRDTVVCGPSKQDKIEKGEFGRNVGFAIGNATAAAAGNGGFGVAEVKGSVFALAQCWKTLGSAGCKSCLEKGSKAAMGCAPSKEGRALNAGCYLRYSTEKFYNDAGGAEQVADHGHGLSVSRGIIIALILAAAAFLLLSLSGAYACYAKLARIKQERSNVGLAATSINKYSSLKFRYETLEKATDYFNSSRKIGQGGGGSVFKGTLPSGETVAVKRLIYNTRQWVDEFFNEVNLISGIQHKHLVKLLGCSIEGPESLLVYEYVPNRSLDHFLFDKNKVQILNWKERFEIIVGTAEGLAYLHEGCAVRIIHRDIKSSNVLLDENLSPKIADFGLVRCFASEQSHISTGIAGTFGYMAPEYLIQGQLTEKADVYSFGVLVLEIVSGQRNSTFRSESDPDSLLHRVWKLYRSNDLAKVVDPCLGEDFPAGDASNVLRIGLLCTQASVALRPSMAEVVEMLTDREIMAAVPSPKQPPFLNSTTIEPVSTRFRSYSATSSMSNALTKPEASYTSTESSGTRSSDGNSRTQELSQKK; encoded by the exons ATGTGTACCAAAATCTTGACATGGGTGTTCTTCCTCCTCTCCATTTTCTCCTCCGCCGTCTCCGATCCCAGAACGACCCAAGCTAGCCTCTACTGCGGCAGCCGGAAACCGGGGCAGAACCCGAGCTTTATCCCGACTTTCGTCAAAGAAATGGAGGGACTTTCTCAGCAGGTATCGACCCACCATTGGGGTACCCAGTTTGTTAATTCCACGACACCCATGTACGGCCTGGCCCAATGCTTCAATGACCTCTCCCACACCGACTGCCTCCTCTGCTACGCCGCCAGCCGCACGAAAATCCCCCGCTGCCTCCCCTCCCTCGCAGCCACCATTTTTCTCGACGGGTGCTTCCTCCGTTACGATTCCTACAGATTTTACCGCCAATCCACCGACCCTTCTCGCGACACCGTGGTCTGCGGCCCGTCGAAACAGGACAAAATCGAAAAGGGGGAGTTTGGGAGGAATGTTGGGTTTGCGATCGGGAATGCGACGGCTGCGGCGGCGGGAAATGGCGGGTTTGGAGTGGCGGAGGTGAAGGGGTCGGTGTTTGCTCTGGCGCAGTGCTGGAAGACTCTGGGGAGTGCTGGGTGTAAAAGTTGCCTGGAGAAGGGAAGTAAGGCTGCGATGGGGTGTGCACCCAGCAAGGAAGGGAGAGCTTTGAATGCTGGGTGTTACCTGAGATATTCGACTGAGAAATTTTATAACGATGCCGGAGGAGCAGAGCAGGTTGCAGATCATGGCCATG GGCTGTCAGTAAGCAGAGGAATCATCATAGCATTAATTCTGGCAGCAGCTGCCTTCctactgctctctctctctggtgcTTATGCATGCTACGCAAAATTGGCAAGGATTAAACAAG AGCGCAGCAATGTAGGCCTGGCTGCAACAAGCATCAACAAGTACTCTAGCTTGAAGTTCAGGTACGAAACGCTCGAAAAGGCCACTGATTATTTCAACTCCTCGAGAAAAATCGGGCAAGGGGGAGGCGGTTCTGTGTTCAAGGGGACGCTTCCGAGTGGTGAAACAGTAGCTGTTAAGAGATTGATCTACAATACGAGGCAATGGGTCGATGAGTTCTTCAACGAGGTGAATTTGATCAGCGGAATCCAGCACAAACACCTCGTGAAGCTTTTGGGTTGCAGCATCGAAGGCCCCGAGAGCCTGCTGGTTTATGAGTACGTGCCTAACAGGAGCCTCGATCACTTCCTTTTCG ATAAGAACAAGGTGCAGATTCTGAACTGGAAGGAGCGGTTTGAGATTATTGTTGGAACAGCTGAAGGGCTTGCCTATCTTCACGAAGGATGCGCAGTAAGAATAATTCACAGGGACATAAAAAGCAGCAATGTTCTTCTGGATGAGAATCTCAGCCCGAAGATTGCAGACTTTGGCCTCGTTCGATGTTTTGCTTCCGAGCAGTCTCATATTAGTACCGGCATTGCTGGAACATT CGGTTATATGGCACCAGAGTATCTTATTCAAGGGCAACTTACAGAGAAAGCAGACGTTTACAGCTTCGGAGTTCTAGTTCTTGAGATTGTGTCCGGCCAGAGGAACAGCACCTTCAGATCGGAATCCGACCCAGATTCACTTTTACACAGG GTTTGGAAACTCTACAGATCGAACGACCTAGCCAAAGTCGTTGATCCCTGCTTGGGAGAAGATTTTCCTGCAGGAGATGCTTCCAATGTCCTTCGCATCGGACTTCTTTGCACGCAGGCTTCGGTTGCTCTGAGACCATCCATGGCCGAAGTGGTCGAAATGCTAACCGATAGAGAAATTATGGCAGCAGTTCCGAGTCCAAAGCAGCCTCCTTTCCTAAACTCTACAACCATAGAGCCAGTTAGCACTAGATTTAGATCGTACAGCGCAACCAGCTCCATGTCAAATGCTTTAACAAAACCTGAAGCCTCCTACACCTCCACGGAGTCCTCTGGCACGCGTAGCTCGGATGGGAATTCAAGAACTCAAGAGCTTTCGCAGAAGAAGTAG